Proteins from a genomic interval of Fervidobacterium gondwanense DSM 13020:
- a CDS encoding polyhydroxyalkanoic acid system family protein — MVITKEYSHSFDRKKIFTIMEREMEPYIKKYGVKLFRTDEYSYSAKVGFFGSGKVRVLEDKIVITIDSPFLNSSNKAKVESEMDKYVQKLFQQVLED, encoded by the coding sequence GTGGTTATAACAAAGGAATATTCTCATTCTTTTGATAGAAAGAAGATATTTACCATCATGGAGCGTGAAATGGAACCGTACATTAAAAAGTATGGTGTAAAACTCTTCCGAACCGACGAATATTCCTACAGTGCCAAGGTTGGCTTTTTCGGAAGCGGTAAGGTAAGGGTTCTTGAAGATAAAATCGTGATAACTATAGATTCGCCATTTCTAAATTCATCGAACAAAGCCAAGGTTGAAAGTGAAATGGACAAATACGTTCAAAAGCTTTTTCAACAGGTTTTGGAAGACTGA
- a CDS encoding ABC transporter permease, which produces MGIYGFDLLIAGLCLLFKQITQLSYVFSFILLFLSGSVIPFENLPEIVRKIGLMLPLTQGVLLGKKIVFEDLSMSAATGSSDFLWLVISSLVYLTLGVLGYKKCEKIAKEKGILSHY; this is translated from the coding sequence ATGGGTATATATGGATTTGACCTTCTCATAGCAGGCTTATGCTTATTATTTAAACAAATCACACAGCTTTCGTACGTCTTCTCATTCATTCTACTCTTTCTTAGCGGAAGCGTTATTCCATTTGAAAACCTTCCTGAGATAGTTAGGAAGATAGGTTTAATGCTTCCATTAACTCAAGGCGTCTTGCTTGGTAAAAAAATTGTGTTTGAAGATTTGAGCATGTCCGCAGCTACAGGTAGTTCTGACTTTTTGTGGCTGGTTATATCAAGCTTAGTTTATCTTACCTTAGGAGTATTGGGTTACAAAAAATGCGAGAAGATTGCCAAGGAGAAGGGGATTTTAAGCCATTACTGA
- the yidD gene encoding membrane protein insertion efficiency factor YidD, producing MKKAILGAIRFYQRYISPLKPPTCRFEPTCSTYTFQAVEKFGVFKGLLLGFWRILRCNPLSKGGYDPVPEYFHVFHTHQKNEKTSEKKT from the coding sequence ATGAAGAAAGCAATATTGGGAGCGATTAGATTTTACCAAAGGTACATTTCACCACTTAAACCACCAACTTGCAGATTTGAACCAACATGTTCCACATACACATTTCAAGCTGTGGAGAAATTTGGTGTTTTTAAAGGGCTCCTCCTGGGTTTCTGGCGCATTCTCAGATGTAATCCCCTTTCAAAAGGCGGATATGACCCCGTACCTGAGTATTTTCATGTTTTCCACACTCACCAAAAAAACGAAAAAACATCTGAAAAGAAAACATAA
- the rnpA gene encoding ribonuclease P protein component, whose translation MEISSLRSKRINIFRKRERLRLRRDISLLFKSGSAVQNEDFVILYRKNGLDYSRIAISVRKKFGKANRRNKLRRWVRECFRLNKDSIPAGYDFLIIARKSLSEKFEKSNYWTVCKTLLNNFERLINEESNIGSD comes from the coding sequence ATGGAGATTAGCAGTTTAAGAAGTAAGCGGATTAACATTTTTAGAAAAAGAGAGCGCCTGAGACTCAGGAGGGATATATCCCTTCTTTTTAAAAGTGGAAGTGCTGTCCAAAACGAAGATTTCGTCATTCTTTACAGGAAAAACGGACTTGATTACAGCAGGATCGCTATATCGGTAAGAAAAAAATTTGGAAAAGCGAACCGAAGAAACAAGTTACGAAGATGGGTGCGTGAGTGTTTTAGATTAAACAAAGATTCCATACCAGCAGGCTACGATTTTCTTATCATCGCAAGGAAGAGTTTATCTGAAAAGTTTGAAAAAAGCAACTACTGGACGGTGTGCAAGACTCTGCTGAATAACTTCGAGAGGTTAATTAATGAAGAAAGCAATATTGGGAGCGATTAG
- the jag gene encoding RNA-binding cell elongation regulator Jag/EloR: MIHLKTLNYVGKSVDEIIEQFRSEYDVLDKEYDVNIIDKGTHGIFGLFSRDAVVEITISNKYYERKLKEFLEEIFKRFGVDYYVEVASRGKTFIATCHSEDIGKVIGKHGKGLGALQHLANIFLNRITDTKVTVIIDAGNYREKRKEQLERIVEMAVEKAKKSGKVKLDPMFAFERKLVHEIAKKFRDVHTYSEGLEPYRYVVIEAKRGGKKNEDRRHFKNATA, translated from the coding sequence GTGATTCACTTGAAGACTTTGAACTATGTTGGGAAGAGCGTTGATGAAATTATCGAACAGTTTAGGAGCGAGTACGACGTTTTGGATAAGGAGTATGACGTGAACATAATAGATAAAGGAACACACGGTATATTCGGTCTTTTCTCCAGAGACGCCGTTGTTGAAATAACTATTTCCAACAAGTATTATGAAAGAAAGCTTAAAGAGTTTTTGGAAGAGATATTCAAAAGATTTGGTGTCGATTACTATGTCGAAGTTGCAAGCAGAGGTAAAACTTTCATAGCAACATGCCACAGCGAGGACATAGGTAAGGTAATCGGTAAACACGGAAAGGGATTGGGAGCGCTGCAGCATCTTGCGAATATATTCTTGAACAGAATTACGGACACCAAAGTAACAGTAATTATCGACGCAGGTAACTACAGAGAAAAGAGAAAAGAACAGCTTGAAAGAATCGTGGAAATGGCTGTTGAGAAAGCTAAAAAGTCAGGAAAGGTCAAATTGGACCCAATGTTCGCTTTCGAAAGAAAGCTCGTTCACGAGATAGCCAAGAAATTTAGAGACGTTCACACTTATTCAGAAGGCTTGGAACCTTACAGATACGTAGTAATCGAAGCGAAAAGAGGGGGGAAGAAAAATGAAGATAGGCGACATTTCAAGAATGCAACCGCTTGA
- a CDS encoding TIGR04013 family B12-binding domain/radical SAM domain-containing protein, giving the protein MNSRFKRIVFRTTKHNRYSVAAIVGAILSRLDNIEVLETKDVNTILQYPATDTVVAFSFMTFDIDTILAEVRFLKENGYTTIAGGPHATALPQEMLNIGFDYVFVGDGEENIVKFLCGEIPESRIFDGIKQRVNLDDFPAVCEKKKLFMPIEISRGCPFDCGYCQTPRLAGKIVRHRSIEQIVEYERISVKHNKTTARFITPNAFGYGSKNGVTPRPEIVDELLYKVKSTGVKEIYFGTFPSDIRPESITDEMVKVVKKYVNHDYVVIGAQSGSNRILNLIRRGHTVEKVEEALEILAQNGFYAKVDFIFGFPFETKEDVEETFNFINKIVKKYKAKIHAHTFMPLPGTPLWNAGPGVLYDYHYKFLGQLASQGILDGYWVKQEELAKKAAMYSQKVDKPCNF; this is encoded by the coding sequence TTGAATAGTAGATTCAAAAGAATAGTATTCAGAACCACGAAACACAACAGATACAGCGTAGCTGCAATTGTTGGTGCCATACTTAGCCGTTTAGATAACATAGAAGTTCTTGAAACTAAAGATGTGAACACAATACTGCAGTATCCGGCAACGGATACTGTAGTTGCTTTTTCTTTTATGACATTCGATATAGATACGATCTTGGCTGAGGTGCGATTTTTGAAAGAGAACGGGTACACAACGATTGCGGGTGGACCTCACGCAACCGCACTCCCACAAGAAATGCTCAACATCGGTTTCGATTACGTCTTCGTCGGTGATGGTGAAGAGAATATCGTAAAGTTCCTATGTGGCGAAATCCCTGAATCAAGGATATTCGATGGTATTAAGCAGAGGGTGAATCTCGATGATTTCCCAGCTGTTTGCGAAAAAAAGAAACTATTCATGCCAATAGAGATATCCCGTGGCTGCCCATTTGACTGTGGATACTGCCAAACGCCGAGACTTGCAGGAAAAATAGTGAGGCACAGGAGCATCGAGCAGATTGTAGAATATGAACGGATATCCGTCAAACACAACAAGACGACGGCAAGGTTTATAACACCAAACGCATTTGGATACGGTAGCAAAAACGGTGTAACTCCAAGGCCTGAGATTGTCGATGAATTGCTTTACAAAGTGAAATCGACGGGTGTAAAAGAGATATACTTTGGTACATTCCCATCTGACATTAGACCTGAGAGCATTACAGATGAGATGGTTAAAGTTGTCAAAAAGTATGTCAACCACGACTACGTTGTTATAGGTGCACAGAGCGGAAGCAACAGGATTTTGAACCTGATAAGGCGTGGACACACCGTCGAGAAAGTTGAGGAAGCTCTTGAAATACTTGCACAAAACGGCTTCTATGCCAAAGTAGATTTCATATTCGGCTTTCCTTTTGAAACAAAGGAAGACGTTGAAGAGACATTTAATTTCATAAACAAGATAGTCAAGAAATACAAAGCAAAGATACACGCGCACACATTCATGCCACTTCCAGGTACTCCCCTGTGGAATGCAGGTCCTGGGGTGCTCTACGATTACCATTACAAATTCTTAGGTCAACTGGCATCTCAGGGAATCCTTGACGGATACTGGGTTAAACAAGAAGAGCTTGCAAAAAAGGCAGCTATGTATAGCCAAAAAGTTGATAAACCGTGCAATTTTTGA
- a CDS encoding cupin domain-containing protein → MKIGDISRMQPLEIDGGKILKRVLIGPRDGAPNFVMRLFTLKPGASTPYHTHPWEHEIFVVDGEIEVVQKDGRTKVSQGAFIYVEPNEEHQFHNPSEKEASFICVIPKEGGE, encoded by the coding sequence ATGAAGATAGGCGACATTTCAAGAATGCAACCGCTTGAAATTGATGGCGGTAAGATATTGAAAAGAGTTTTGATTGGTCCGAGGGACGGTGCACCCAACTTCGTCATGCGTTTATTCACCCTCAAACCTGGAGCATCGACACCGTACCACACACATCCTTGGGAACATGAAATATTTGTCGTTGACGGCGAAATTGAAGTTGTGCAAAAAGACGGGAGAACTAAGGTTTCACAAGGTGCGTTTATATACGTAGAACCGAATGAAGAGCACCAGTTCCATAATCCTTCAGAAAAAGAAGCTTCCTTTATATGTGTAATACCAAAAGAGGGTGGCGAATAA
- a CDS encoding stage V sporulation protein S gives MEVLKVSSKSNPNKVAGALAGVIREKGKAEIQAIGAGAVNQAIKAVAIARGYLAPSGFDLVCVPAFTDVTVENETRTALKFIVFPRE, from the coding sequence ATGGAAGTACTAAAGGTCTCTTCAAAATCAAACCCCAACAAAGTGGCTGGTGCTTTGGCTGGTGTAATTAGAGAAAAAGGTAAGGCAGAGATTCAGGCTATAGGCGCAGGTGCGGTAAATCAGGCTATTAAGGCTGTCGCTATTGCAAGAGGTTACCTCGCTCCAAGCGGATTTGACCTTGTTTGTGTTCCGGCCTTCACGGACGTTACAGTTGAAAATGAAACAAGAACCGCATTAAAGTTCATCGTCTTCCCAAGAGAGTAA
- the yidC gene encoding membrane protein insertase YidC: protein MKKLTVIFLLLLAILGVSNLYVEERVDSIVVTSKYAQIEIGLDGNLSKVSHLLGRAYLFYVNDNDGFDIFGIDDNELEVATPTYNIEYGKKNEKDGSYESAKIVFKYENGITKTYSFDSLLLTYAFEVLINSPEEVKVGLPLVWDTANVRSAVNLFISFRPDRDYTSIVKFSGKLDKTRIVGSDISLKVYMGPYKKTVLKHAFKDDYERIIDLVKTVPGAGKWYSFLADGLNEFFNWINSLVKNFGLTIIIFTIIVRLILYPFYHAQTKQMIQMRKLQPAVEAIKKKYKEPQKQQEELMKLYKENKINPSNGCLMLLIQFPIFMLLYGVIQSYQELFSTSGGFLIWQDLSVGGWGNNWLFLVITIITSYYLALITSQDSRTAWQQIIMGAIFPFFFVNLPSGIFLYWTMNSIIQLAITYYIYKRYKIKGLTQHELWGIQKRK from the coding sequence TTGAAGAAGTTAACCGTCATTTTTTTGTTGTTACTGGCGATATTGGGGGTCTCGAATCTTTACGTTGAAGAACGAGTAGATTCAATTGTTGTAACGTCGAAGTATGCTCAGATCGAGATAGGATTGGATGGTAATTTAAGCAAGGTAAGTCATCTGCTTGGACGTGCTTATCTTTTCTACGTGAACGACAATGATGGATTTGATATCTTTGGTATCGATGACAACGAATTGGAAGTCGCAACACCAACTTACAACATCGAATACGGAAAGAAAAACGAAAAAGATGGCTCATATGAATCTGCTAAGATTGTCTTCAAATACGAAAACGGTATTACAAAAACTTATTCGTTCGATAGTCTTCTTCTCACCTACGCTTTCGAGGTTTTGATAAATTCTCCAGAGGAAGTAAAGGTTGGATTGCCTCTCGTCTGGGATACAGCAAATGTTAGGTCCGCAGTTAACCTTTTTATATCGTTCAGACCGGATAGAGATTACACTTCTATAGTAAAGTTCTCTGGAAAACTCGATAAAACGCGCATTGTTGGTTCTGACATCTCATTAAAGGTCTACATGGGACCTTACAAAAAGACAGTTTTAAAACACGCATTCAAAGATGACTACGAAAGAATAATTGATTTGGTAAAGACTGTTCCTGGTGCTGGTAAATGGTACAGCTTCCTTGCGGACGGTCTCAACGAATTTTTCAACTGGATAAATTCCTTAGTGAAGAATTTTGGTCTGACAATAATCATTTTCACAATTATCGTCAGACTTATACTTTATCCGTTCTACCACGCACAGACAAAACAGATGATCCAAATGAGAAAACTTCAGCCCGCTGTGGAAGCGATTAAGAAAAAGTACAAGGAACCTCAAAAACAGCAGGAAGAATTGATGAAGCTTTATAAAGAAAACAAGATTAATCCATCAAACGGATGTTTGATGCTGTTAATCCAGTTCCCAATATTCATGCTCCTGTACGGTGTAATCCAGAGTTATCAAGAACTCTTCTCAACATCTGGTGGATTCTTAATTTGGCAAGACCTGTCGGTAGGCGGATGGGGAAATAACTGGCTATTCTTGGTTATCACCATAATAACAAGCTATTATTTAGCACTTATCACAAGTCAAGACAGCAGGACAGCTTGGCAACAGATTATAATGGGGGCTATATTCCCATTCTTCTTCGTGAATCTGCCAAGCGGTATATTCCTCTACTGGACAATGAACTCCATTATCCAGCTTGCTATAACTTACTACATTTACAAGAGGTACAAAATTAAAGGTCTCACTCAACATGAGCTTTGGGGTATACAGAAGAGAAAGTAA
- a CDS encoding TrpB-like pyridoxal phosphate-dependent enzyme has product MFREYVALKPEELPRSYYNVLADIPFKLDPPLDPETQEPMSPEKLLRIFPEQLLEQEMSTERYIKIPEPVLREYAVYRPTPLIRAKFLEEYLGTRTKIYYKYEGTSPTGSHKVNTALAQAYYNKISGTKTLVTETGAGQWGSALSYAGAKFGLDVKVFMVKVSYNQKPFRKTLMNIFGGSVVPSPSKLTNFGKNYSDEHPGTLGIAISEAIEVVLSEEGTKYALGSVLNHVLLHQTVIGLEIKEQLKKIGVIPDMVVACHGGGSNFGGTILPFIPDVLQGRKIDLVAVEPESCPSLTKGEFRYDYGDTAGLTPLMKMYTLGKDFVPPAIHAGGLRYHGAAPIVSKLYHERLIKAASVTQEEVFEAAKLFAKLEGIIPAPESAHAIAYVVKKAKDNGKETIVFTLSGHGHFDLNAYQNN; this is encoded by the coding sequence ATGTTTAGAGAGTATGTGGCATTGAAACCCGAGGAACTTCCGAGAAGTTATTACAATGTACTTGCAGACATTCCTTTCAAACTCGACCCGCCACTTGATCCTGAAACTCAAGAGCCGATGAGTCCTGAGAAGTTGTTGAGGATATTCCCAGAACAATTGCTCGAACAGGAGATGAGCACGGAAAGATATATAAAGATTCCTGAACCAGTCTTGAGAGAATACGCAGTCTACAGACCAACACCGCTAATCAGGGCAAAGTTCTTGGAGGAATATCTTGGGACGAGGACAAAGATATACTACAAGTACGAAGGAACAAGTCCGACAGGGAGTCACAAAGTCAATACGGCACTTGCTCAGGCATATTACAATAAGATCAGCGGTACGAAAACATTGGTCACCGAGACAGGAGCAGGGCAATGGGGTAGTGCACTATCGTACGCTGGGGCAAAATTCGGTCTGGATGTCAAGGTCTTTATGGTAAAAGTTAGTTACAACCAAAAGCCTTTTAGAAAAACCTTGATGAACATTTTTGGCGGTTCGGTGGTGCCCAGTCCGAGTAAGTTAACGAATTTTGGCAAGAACTATTCTGATGAACACCCTGGAACACTTGGGATAGCAATATCAGAAGCGATAGAAGTTGTCCTGTCAGAGGAAGGTACGAAATACGCACTGGGAAGTGTGCTGAACCACGTTTTACTGCATCAGACCGTTATCGGCTTGGAGATAAAAGAACAGCTGAAAAAGATTGGTGTAATCCCAGACATGGTAGTAGCCTGTCATGGTGGTGGGTCAAATTTTGGTGGAACGATTCTGCCATTTATTCCAGATGTCTTGCAAGGCAGAAAGATTGACCTCGTGGCTGTTGAGCCGGAGAGCTGCCCGTCGCTTACAAAAGGAGAGTTCAGATATGATTATGGAGATACTGCTGGATTAACTCCGTTGATGAAAATGTATACACTCGGAAAAGATTTCGTACCTCCAGCAATACATGCGGGAGGTTTAAGATACCATGGTGCAGCGCCGATTGTGTCGAAGCTGTACCACGAACGTTTAATAAAGGCGGCAAGCGTAACACAAGAAGAAGTCTTTGAAGCTGCGAAGCTATTTGCAAAACTGGAAGGCATTATACCGGCACCTGAATCGGCACATGCTATAGCCTACGTTGTTAAAAAGGCAAAAGATAACGGGAAAGAAACAATTGTATTCACGCTTTCCGGACACGGTCATTTTGATCTAAATGCGTATCAAAACAACTAA
- a CDS encoding ABC transporter substrate-binding protein: MGIFRRGFALLLTVVFSVFSVATVKIGVLLPFTGGLAAAGDLVKKGIELAHEEKSTALGEKIELVFMDTRSEKTESANGIARLIDKEGVVAVIGEIMSGNSLAAGEIAEKRKVPMVSPASTNPLVTQGKKFVSRVCFIDPLQGTALAEFAVKTLKIKKATVLTDVEQDYSVGLSNYFIERFKKYGGQVQQLQYKSGDSEFSAQLSQALAFGAEAIVVTGYYNEIALVAQQARSLGFKGHILAGDGANAPELIKIGGQAVEGVYFSDHYHPDAPVTQVSKKFVEAFVKKYGVKPSTLSALGYDAYMLIVSAIERAKTTKPELIATAIRSIKNFQGATGAISIDKEGNAQKEIVILKVKNGDFVYSGKLNTNVLK; encoded by the coding sequence ATGGGTATTTTCAGAAGAGGTTTTGCTTTGTTATTGACGGTTGTTTTTTCGGTCTTTTCGGTTGCAACTGTGAAGATAGGTGTATTACTTCCGTTCACAGGCGGGTTGGCTGCGGCTGGTGATTTGGTGAAGAAAGGCATCGAGCTTGCGCACGAAGAGAAGAGCACAGCACTCGGTGAAAAGATCGAGCTTGTCTTCATGGACACAAGAAGCGAGAAAACAGAATCAGCTAACGGTATCGCAAGGCTTATCGACAAAGAGGGTGTTGTCGCTGTTATAGGTGAAATTATGAGCGGAAACTCTCTTGCTGCAGGTGAGATAGCAGAAAAAAGGAAGGTTCCCATGGTCAGTCCTGCCTCCACGAACCCGCTCGTGACGCAAGGCAAGAAGTTTGTTTCAAGGGTTTGTTTCATCGACCCACTCCAAGGTACAGCGCTTGCAGAATTCGCAGTTAAGACGCTGAAGATTAAGAAAGCAACAGTTCTCACGGACGTCGAACAAGACTACAGCGTCGGTCTTTCGAACTACTTTATCGAAAGGTTCAAAAAATACGGCGGACAAGTACAGCAACTCCAGTACAAATCAGGAGACAGCGAATTCAGCGCTCAGTTGTCACAAGCATTGGCATTCGGAGCAGAAGCGATAGTTGTGACAGGATACTACAACGAAATAGCGTTGGTAGCCCAGCAAGCAAGGTCACTCGGATTCAAAGGACACATCCTTGCGGGAGACGGAGCAAACGCACCTGAATTAATAAAGATAGGCGGACAGGCGGTAGAAGGAGTATACTTCTCAGACCACTACCACCCAGACGCTCCGGTGACGCAGGTATCTAAGAAGTTTGTCGAAGCATTTGTCAAGAAGTACGGAGTTAAGCCTTCTACATTGTCTGCGCTTGGATATGATGCTTACATGCTAATTGTAAGTGCTATAGAGAGAGCGAAAACAACAAAACCAGAGCTTATAGCTACGGCTATTAGGTCAATCAAGAATTTCCAGGGGGCGACTGGAGCGATATCGATAGATAAGGAAGGAAATGCCCAAAAAGAGATAGTTATACTCAAAGTAAAGAACGGCGATTTTGTTTATAGCGGGAAGTTGAATACAAACGTTTTGAAATAA